A section of the Oreochromis aureus strain Israel breed Guangdong linkage group 22, ZZ_aureus, whole genome shotgun sequence genome encodes:
- the cdc42se1 gene encoding CDC42 small effector protein 1 encodes MPQDYPQAVVPPLACRAAAESSIRPLDRPSLGMSDFWHKMGCCVVAKPPPKKKRRKIDRSMIGEPTNFIHLTHIGSGEMAEGLQPSGSVQEQMRSKGPNMNGRNSVL; translated from the exons ATGCCCCAGGATTACCCTCAGGCTGTAGTTCCTCCTCTGGCCTGCAGGGCGGCAGCAGAGAGCAGCATCCGGCCGCTGGACAGACCGAGCCTCGGCATGAGCGACTTCTGGCACAAGATGGGCTGCTGCGTGGTAGCTAAACCACCGCCG aagaaaaagaggaggaagattGATCGCAGCATGATCGGAGAACCGACTAACTTCATCCACCTCACACACATCGGCTCTGGAGAGATGGCAGAGGGCCTGCAGCCG TCGGGGTCGGTCCAGGAGCAGATGAGGTCTAAAGGCCCAAACATGAACGGAAGGAACAGCGTGTTATAG
- the mllt11 gene encoding protein AF1q, whose product MEKSSSQYDSFLFWRQPIPALDLSELEDLGLIDRGAANSGKGREKKTLEVWSCDEEGELSEFSSFNYWRAPIAAVDALLADLLL is encoded by the exons ATGGAGAAATCAAGCAGCCAGTATGACTCCTTCCTGTTCTGGAGGCAGCCAATCCCGGCCCTCGACCTATCTGAGCTGGAGGACCTGGGTTTGATAGACCGCGGGGCAGCCAACAGCGGCAAAGGAAGGGAGAAGAAGACGCTGGAGGTGTGGAGCTGTGATGAAGAG GGGGAGCTGTCAGAGTTCTCCTCCTTTAATTACTGGAGAGCTCCGATTGCCGCTGTGGATGCCCTGCTTGCTGACCTGCTGCTGTGA